GGCCGGCGAGGCCGAGGTCATCGTCTCCGGGGGGATGGAGAGCATGTCGAACGCCCCCTACTTCCTGCCCGGCGCGCGCGCCGGCTACAGGATGGGAAACGGCGAGATCAAGGACATGATGATCAACGACGGCCTCTGGTGCTCGTTCAAGAACTGGCACATGGGGATGGCCGCGGAGCTGATCGCGGAGAAGTTCAACGTGAGCAGGGAGGAGCAGGACGTCTATGCCGCCGACAGCCACAGGAAGGCGATCGCGGCCATCGACGGCGGGAAGTTCAAGGCGGAGATCCTCCCGGTTTCGATCCCGCAGAAGAAGGGGGATCCGATCGTCGTCGACACCGACGAGGGGCCCCGCCGGGACACGACCGTCGAGACGCTCGCCAAGTTGAAGCCCGCTTTCAAGAAGGAGGGGGGCACGGTGACGGCGGGGAACGCCCCGAGCGTCAATGACGGCGCGGCGGCTCTGGTCGTCGCCTCTCGTGAGGCGGCCGAGCGGATCGGCGCCGCCCCGATCGCGCGGGTTCTGGGATACACGACAGCCGGGACGGCCCCCGAGCTGCTCTTCTACGCCCCCGTGGTCGCGGTTCGCAGGCTCATGGAGAAGCTCGGCATGAAGCTCGGCGACTTCGACCTGATCGAGGCGAACGAGGCCTTCTCCGCTCAAGCGCTCGCCGACGGCAAGGAGCTGGGCTGGGACTGGTCGCGCGTGAACGTCCACGGAGGCTCGGTCGCACTGGGGCATCCGATCGGCGCGAGCGGTGCGCGCGTTCTGGTGACGCTGCTCCACGCCATGAAGGACCGCGGGGCGCGGCGCGGACTGGCGACCCTCTGCCTCGGCGGCGGCAATGCCGTGGCCCTGGCGGTGGAACGGATATAGCGATCCAGAAGGGTGGTGTGCCTTGTCGCCCCGCCGATCGCGGCGGGGCATGGGGGAGTTGAAATGGATAGAAACCGACCGATCGCGGTCATCGGCTCCGGGACGATGGGGAACGGGATTGCCCAGGTCCTGGCGCAATCGAAGTTCCCTGTGACTCTCATCGATGTCGCGCCCGAGATCCTGGATCGCGCGAAGGCTTCGATCGACAAGAGCCTCGAGCGCCTGGTCAAGAAGGGCGCCTTGC
The genomic region above belongs to Candidatus Eisenbacteria bacterium and contains:
- a CDS encoding acetyl-CoA C-acetyltransferase, translated to MSVERDNPAAARAGRGAGDREVVLLSAVRTALGRFQGGLAPFSATDLGGMAIREAIRRAGVAPDAVDEVLMGHVLQGGVGQAPARQAALKGGVPDTVGATTINKVCGSGLKAVMIASSEIRAGEAEVIVSGGMESMSNAPYFLPGARAGYRMGNGEIKDMMINDGLWCSFKNWHMGMAAELIAEKFNVSREEQDVYAADSHRKAIAAIDGGKFKAEILPVSIPQKKGDPIVVDTDEGPRRDTTVETLAKLKPAFKKEGGTVTAGNAPSVNDGAAALVVASREAAERIGAAPIARVLGYTTAGTAPELLFYAPVVAVRRLMEKLGMKLGDFDLIEANEAFSAQALADGKELGWDWSRVNVHGGSVALGHPIGASGARVLVTLLHAMKDRGARRGLATLCLGGGNAVALAVERI